GCCTCTGAATACCTGTGGAATTAACTGTGATATGGAAATAAGTCTGTTTAAGGAAAAAGAGTGGAAACACCAACATAAATCTTCACTGCCTCTTTCCTGTAGGTTCTTGTTGGAGAAGAAAAGTCCATCCACATGAAGGTCTACTGGACACTGCCCTGCTGTGGAGGAGGAGCAGTGCTGGTTGATGAACAGGAGAACCAGACCAAAACTGAACCCATCCAACCTTTCTAATGTGACCACAGGAAACTCACCAGCACCTCTGGCTTTGAATACACTCTGTTTTGCTTCTTTCACATCAATAAAAGAAATCATTCTTTCAGATCAGCATGTTAATTATACTACCAGACAGTATAGAAAGGACGGAAAAGTTCAACATaatgcaaaactacaaaaaaaacaaaacatcaaatttactatttaacatatctactgcatgcttttaaaatatattaaatatatgataTCTTTGAGCTGCTCATTTTGCCAGTGCTTATttgtcattgatggatttttcacagatatttcatGGTTCAGTTTCTTGAATTTCAGTGAAACATCTGCTAAAGTTTTAACAAGAACTAAAAAGAAATCATCTcctgtgtaggagctatttgtcggtttagttttctgattaaagttaatttaccttttttgtttactaacttagtatttttttgtgtattgtttattttttgtttattttttgttagttTAATATTTAGactatattttttgctttttaaggttattgttttcatcctttggtattttgcacctttttgtttagtgttttcttattggtttagaccgtgggcacgtgggtataaatagggagcacaaagttagaccagcatgcacctgggtgggcctatcgTTCTTTATGAGATAGTCAGACAGGATGAGAAGGAAAGACAGCACAGAAgaccttagttgttgtttttcctgcaaaatcttgaaaataaaccacttgaactacatctatgatatggacattgtatttttgactgcgtaaaccacaaacccatggtgcatctagtggttatttgagttatgttacagtcttaagttcagtcacctttaagttgatttaattttgatgacaaatagccgctacatcCTGGAATAACTCAGTTAAGCCTTTCAGTTTGGGTGCTTCCACAAATgagtccagttttctgttttgtaaaagcctCAGTAGTGAAATAGAACAAAGTCCTATCACACATACCACGTCATATATAATATGTTTGGAGTTCTTGGACTATTTCTATTGTATAGAACTTTATACTTACTCTCTCTTCATCTACTTCTTAGTCAGACATTGGACTTTTCAAAGTTCCTTTTCAGACTACAGTTGTTCATCCTGTTTCTGTCTCACGTATCTCCAAATGAACTAAACCTTAATGATGTATTCCAACCTGTGAGGGCTTATACCACCCAACATTTTACAAACAGTGTCATGAAAAGACACAGTTGTTGTTAAATATTGGAAGAGCTTTTCCAACTATTACAGTAGCATTAACTACTTCCTTACTCACCAGTTTACACATGAACACTAAATGTACAGTTTCTAAATCTAGTTTGTGGTAGACGCCTTAACAAACACTTAAACTCTGCTCTTTAACCCTCCAGGGtgatcaaagcgtgagaaaagaaaaaaggtttttgtttgagATTAATACAACATGAAAACCTGGAGATATGATTAATAGATAGACACCTTTATATGTTCATAGACACACCTGCTTTACTCTTTCAACTTCGAAAACAGATGAGAGACCATGATTAGGAATTTCTTTGTAATAAATAGTATAGAGTTTTTTCCAAATTGTATCCTactatttttgtgtattattgggtCCAATATGTTAAATAAGGTAAAGTGCAAAGGAATGATCATATCATCAAGGTGAAACAGTGctgaaaaatatataacaaatgtggttaacatttttgatgtgttatataaaggcaaactcaaaagtaTGGAAAGAACCGCTAGGAGTTAAACACTGTCTTCCACTACGAACCACTAGATCAGTGAGGTCCAATCCACTCATGAAATGACATGCACAATTAaagtaaccaaacaaaacacaggagaAAAAGATGAAGTTTAAGCAGTTTATTGGAATTAGTATCAAAACAGACCaaatcaaatcagaccaaatcaattcaaatcagaccaaatcagatcagatcaaatcagaccaaatcaaatcaaatcagaccaaatcagatcaaatctgaccaaatcagatcagatcaaataAGATCAAATCAGACCGAATTAgaccaaatcagaccaaatcaaacCAATTTGTTGTAAACTAGACTTTTGAGCtaatctacagaaacccaacagaatcctccaggagcaaaaacTTAGTGTGATAGTGGCCAGGAAAAACTTCCTTCTAACAAGGAAGAAAAGCTGGAGCAGACCtaaactcctggaggatggtcatctgccttgaccagctggggtgaaagaaagaaagaaagaaagaaagaaagaaagaaagaaagaaagaaagaaagaatgaagcaaagagagaaagaatgaaagaacgaaagaatgaatgagagaacaaaagaaagaaaaagaaagagagaaagaaggaaagaacgaaagaaagaaaaaaacgaaagaaagaaggaatgagagaacgaaggaaagaaagaaagaacgagagagaatgaaagaatgaacgaaagaaagaaaagaacgaAAGTAAGAAGGAATGAGAgaatgaaggaaagaaagagaaagaaagacaggaagaaagaaagaaagaaagatggagtgagagagaagagaggtAGAAAGGGGGgagtgagagagaggagaggggaaaagagagagagagaggagagagggagagagtgaaagaaagagagagaggagagggagaaagagagagagaagagagagagtgaggaaaGGGAGAAAGAGGGGAGAATGAGAGAGGAGAGGTAAAAGGTAGGGGACCACTGCTCTGCTCCATTCAACTGAGGGCATGTAGACCGCTGGAGGTGGAGGTAACCTCAGCGATGGATGACAGAGGCCGGGTCCAACCCCGCAGGGGCcaggaagaaagacaaagaaagaaagaaagaaaggacagatggagtgagagagaagagagggagggTGGCagggaagaaagagaaagaaagaaagaaagaaagaaagaaaggaaaaagacgGAGGGCCCCCCAGGGGttagggcggggggggggggggggtgctgctcCAGCCCGGGAACTCAGGGCCTCCAGACAGTgggaggcggaaggcgggggtTGCCGGGGTCTTCCAGACAGCCGGAGGCAAGGGGGAGGGGTCcaccggggtcctcgggacagccagaGGCGGAAGTGGGGGGCCGCCAGGGTCCTTGGGTTAGCCCACAGGCCAAAGGCGGGGGGCCGCCAGTGTCCTTGGCACAGCCAGAGGCGGAAGGAGGGGGGTCTGCCGAGTTCCTCCGGACAGCCGAAGGCGGTAGgcggggggccgccggggtcctcgggacagccagaggcggaaggcggggttctgcggggtcctcgggacagctgGAGGAGTGGGGCGGGGGGCTGCCGGGTtcctcgggacagccggaggAGGGGGGCGAGGGGCTGCCGGGGTCCTCCGAAAAGCTGGAGGCGGAAGGCAGGGGTCCGCTGGGGTCCTCCGGACAGCTGAAGGCGGGGGgcggggggccgccggggtcctccgGACAGCTGGAGGCAGAAGGCGGGGGTCcaccggggtcctcgggacagccggaaGCGGAAGGCGTGGGTCCGCCGGGGTCCTTGGGACAGCCGGAGGTGTGGGacggggggccgccggggtccttGGGGCAGCCGGAGGTGTGGGacggggggccgccggggtcctccgGTAAGCCGGAGGCTGAAGGCGGGGGTCCGTTGGGGTCCTCCGGACAGCCGCAGGCGGGGGGCGGGGAGCCGCCGGGGTCTTCTGGGAAGCTGGGGGCGAAAAGGGGGGGTCCGCCGGGGTCCTCTGGACAGCCAGAGGCAGAAGGCGGGGGTCCGCCGCTCTGCTTCGGAGATACTGCTGGTACTTCTTGCTGGAGCGCAGGCACCGTAGGAAAGACCGAATTGGTCTTGGGATGCGGCTCTGCGCTGGACAGCTGGAGGCAGGGGTCTCCTCAGGAATTGGTGACAATGCCTGGGGCCAACGAAGCAGGGGCCGGGTCCAACCTCGCAGGGTCTGGAAAACACAGAAATCAAGTAAGCATTCAACCTTTTCAAACTTTTTCATGCAAATGATTCATTCTGATATTCAACTCCTGTCATTTGGATGTGCTTTGTTTCAGAACAGGGTGATGTGTTTGCTTTGAGCTGTTCAAAACACTCTCAATAATTCAGCtcatccatattttttatctgtactgTTGTACTGCTGCACAGTTATAGGAAATGGCTTTTGGAATAAAGAACGtatacacaaaaaattttatgTGGAACAACAGAACTTTCAGAGGCACATCGCACTGagccacaagtccacaaatccagcaagagacaaacaccaggaactacatttccttcaggaaatgtgggcGTCGACTTTTATCTTAAACTTGTCAGACTATTTAATGAATctctatttttatcagttttactttcTGTTGAGTATTATTTT
This genomic window from Sphaeramia orbicularis chromosome 20, fSphaOr1.1, whole genome shotgun sequence contains:
- the LOC115411668 gene encoding proline-rich protein 2-like; this translates as MAKLSSAEPHPKTNSVFPTVPALQQEVPAVSPKQSGGPPPSASGCPEDPGGPPLFAPSFPEDPGGSPPPACGCPEDPNGPPPSASGLPEDPGGPPSHTSGCPKDPGGPPSHTSGCPKDPGGPTPSASGCPEDPGGPPPSASSCPEDPGGPPPPAFSCPEDPSGPLPSASSFSEDPGSPSPPSSGCPEEPGSPPPHSSSCPEDPDTGGPPPLACGLTQGPWRPPTSASGCPEDPGGPLPLASGCLEDPGNPRLPPPTVWRP